The following proteins are encoded in a genomic region of Brachypodium distachyon strain Bd21 chromosome 1, Brachypodium_distachyon_v3.0, whole genome shotgun sequence:
- the LOC100845452 gene encoding hydroxyproline O-galactosyltransferase GALT6, producing the protein MRRSPPNGVSYRRRAIEGLAAVLLLYAVLVFVLESPLMSTTLLGGGGGGGQHLHLSVDGERAAPARPAKEPHPASASVSPARGAGLSGMLSGLDLRLLNSSRSGTLRRSVTEAVDGGARVFSELESLDPDAVAPPSRDEADENPQCAQSIVLTAEEFREKGRLVELPCGLTLGSHITVAATLRAPHAEDNPKIALLREGEQPIMVSQFMMELQGLKTVDGEDPPRIFHFNPRLHGDWSGRPVIEQNTCYRMQWGTPLRCEGFKSHADEETVDGLVKCEGWIRDNEDRSEDTNTAWWLNRLIGQKKEVNFDWPFPFVEDRLFVLTISAGLEGYHVNVDGRHVTSFPYRTGFVLEDATGLSLNGDLDVQSVFAGSLPTTHPSFAPQGYLEMSTIWQAPPLPDEPVEIFIGILSSGNHFAERMAVRKTWMSAVRKSSNAVARFFVALHGRKEVNVQLRREAEFFGDIVFVPFLDNYDLVVLKTLAICEYGVHVVSAKYVMKCDDDNFVRLDSVISEVRNVPSDRSLYMGNINFHHTPLRSGKWAVTYEEWPEKEYPSYANGPGYVISSDIADFILSGIRNKTLRLFKMEDVSMGLWVDQFARTRHVEYIHSLKFCQFGCIEDYYTAHYQSPRLMLCMWQKLLDGKPQCCNVR; encoded by the exons GGCCCCCGCGCGCCCCGCCAAGGAGCCCCACCCGGCGTCCGCCTCCGTCTCCCCCGCCCGCGGCGCTGGATTATCTGGCATGCTCTCCGGTCTCGACCTCCGCCTCCTCAACTCCTCACGCTCCGGGACCCTCCGCCGCTCGGTGACAGAGGCCGTCGACGGTGGCGCCCGCGTGTTCTCCGAGCTCGAGAGCCTCGACCCGGACGCcgtcgcgccgccctcgcgcgACGAGGCGGACGAGAATCCCCAGTGCGCGCAGTCCATCGTGCTAACCGCCGAGGAGTTCAGGGAGAAGGGGCGCTTGGTGGAGCTGCCGTGCGGGCTCACGCTGGGGTCCCATATCACGGTGGCCGCGACGCTCCGGGCGCCGCACGCGGAGGACAACCCGAAGATCGCCTTGCTGAGGGAAGGGGAACAGCCGATCATGGTGTCGCAGTTCATGATGGAGCTTCAGGGGCTTAAGACGGTGGACGGCGAGGACCCGCCCCGCATCTTCCACTTCAACCCCCGCCTCCACGGCGACTGGAGCGGCAGGCCGGTGATTGAGCAGAACACCTGCTACCGTATGCAGTGGGGCACTCCACTCCGCTGCGAGGGCTTCAAGTCCCATGCTGACGAGGAAACTG TGGATGGGCTGGTCAAGTGTGAGGGGTGGATCCGGGACAACGAAGACAGGTCCGAGGATACGAATACGGCTTGGTGGTTGAATCGGCTGATTGGGCAGAAGAAAGAGGTCAATTTTGATTGGCCTTTCCCTTTTGTAGAGGACCGATTATTTGTTCTTACTATCAGCGCCGGATTGGAGGGGTACCATGTCAATGTGGACGGGCGACATGTGACTTCTTTCCCTTACCGCACT GGGTTTGTGCTTGAGGACGCTACAGGGTTATCATTGAATGGGGACCTTGATGTGCAATCAGTGTTTGCAGGGTCTTTACCCACTACACACCCTAGCTTTGCCCCACAGGGTTATCTGGAGATGTCAACTATTTGGCAGGCACCCCCTCTGCCTGATGAGCCTGTTGAGATTTTCATTGGCATACTGTCATCTGGCAATCATTTTGCTGAGCGTATGGCTGTGAGGAAGACATGGATGTCCGCTGTACGGAAGTCGTCAAACGCAGTAGCTCGTTTCTTTGTTGCTCTG CATGGCAGAAAGGAAGTAAATGTACAGTTGAGAAGGGAGGCAGAATTTTTTGGGGATATTGTTTTTGTGCCATTCCTGGATAACTATGACTTAGTTGTTCTGAAGACACTTGCGATATGCGAGTATGGG GTTCATGTTGTCTCAGCTAAATATGTAATGAAGTGTGATGATGATAATTTTGTAAGACTTGATTCTGTAATCAGTGAAGTTAGGAATGTACCAAGTGATAGAAGTCTCTACATGGGGAATATCAATTTTCATCACACACCATTGCGCAGTGGGAAATGGGCGGTGACTTACGAG GAGTGGCCAGAAAAGGAATATCCATCCTATGCTAATGGCCCTGGATATGTTATATCTTCCGATATTGctgattttattttgtcaGGAATTAGAAACAAAACTCTCAGG CTTTTCAAAATGGAAGACGTGAGCATGGGTTTGTGGGTTGACCAGTTCGCTAGGACAAGACATGTTGAATACATTCACAGCCTCAAGTTTTGTCAGTTTGGATGTATAGAGGATTATTATACTGCACATTACCAATCGCCAAGGCTGATGTTATGTATGTGGCAGAAGTTGCTGGATGGAAAACCACAATGTTGCAATGTGAGATAA